One Candidatus Hydrogenedentota bacterium genomic region harbors:
- a CDS encoding YfhO family protein, whose amino-acid sequence MRDKDGKAINEPDERLTLVELALHAAVLLLILAIFFPGVFLRGEMALPGDLLYSLAPWRSYAGPTTGRGANYAEIEAFCTLHKSYALAQWSLEDGEWPLWNPLENAGMPLLANYQSTVFYPLRLFHAFLPLPLATTVYVLLNVWLCGFNAYLLGRGIGMSRGTARFLSVAWMAGGFSIVWCYWTPTNVAAWLPIVFLGIEWLLQGRYRKGFAAFVMGGSLFMLAGQPEIAFVFALGLGIYFLLRLAFERRTGRALWTPIALALATWVSILLICSAQILPFLEYLRNTVTAETRMQGGVETFQYAPSAVAALWVSRFFGSDTDANYWHGSLNQTYLGMLYAGATVWACLPLAFWKDNESRRSRMPAALALLGSAIVLLLLAWRHPVFDFLNRLPVLNSVVAMYYAAFPMFALPLTAALGLENWRQRRPPFRLLAAPLAIGLLIAAIVGGYFAFEHNVLSMQGLSAFVARRMMVTLALFAGTLVLLGLRSVWNRPRVLCAALTVLLAVDLVHAAHGYHHTAPSERILFDTALTNWLQKLEKPSRVSVQTAGITLGLFPLYGIETWMGYEGMYPKRISEFRAALGDAPGHAAEPACAITHYLYVAGAQPSPPKDDPACLNPMATLDGIDVYENTCAMPRAFLAARALDVPDTEARFSVLSSAGFNPRYTAVVEEPLPGPAPSAELADLGPVEILEHTATRVRLQASSKASCVLVLADAYYPGWEAAIDGQQARVFPVNHAFRGVLMPAGDHAVEFRYFPTSFKLGLAVSVIALLASAVAAVRLIRTKSAKEPAR is encoded by the coding sequence ATGCGTGATAAGGACGGTAAAGCCATAAACGAGCCGGACGAGCGCCTGACGCTTGTCGAGTTGGCGCTTCACGCGGCGGTATTGCTGCTCATTCTCGCCATCTTCTTTCCTGGTGTATTTCTGCGGGGCGAAATGGCCCTGCCGGGAGATCTGTTGTACAGCCTTGCGCCGTGGCGCTCCTACGCCGGGCCGACAACGGGGCGGGGGGCGAACTACGCGGAGATCGAGGCCTTTTGCACGTTGCACAAGTCCTACGCTCTCGCCCAATGGTCGCTCGAGGACGGCGAGTGGCCGCTTTGGAATCCTCTCGAAAACGCGGGCATGCCCCTTCTGGCCAATTACCAGAGCACGGTGTTTTATCCGCTGCGGCTTTTTCATGCCTTCCTGCCCCTGCCGCTCGCCACGACCGTCTACGTTCTGCTCAATGTCTGGTTATGCGGATTCAATGCCTATCTTCTCGGGCGGGGAATCGGGATGTCACGGGGAACAGCCCGGTTTCTTTCGGTCGCGTGGATGGCGGGAGGGTTCTCGATTGTCTGGTGTTACTGGACACCCACCAACGTTGCCGCATGGCTGCCCATCGTCTTCCTCGGCATCGAATGGCTGCTGCAAGGCCGTTATCGGAAAGGATTCGCGGCATTTGTAATGGGCGGTTCGCTGTTCATGCTTGCCGGGCAACCCGAAATCGCTTTCGTGTTTGCACTGGGACTTGGGATTTACTTCTTACTGCGCCTTGCCTTTGAACGCCGAACCGGGCGCGCTTTGTGGACCCCGATCGCCCTCGCACTGGCGACCTGGGTGTCTATCCTGCTCATCTGTTCCGCTCAAATACTTCCGTTTCTCGAATACCTTCGAAACACAGTTACCGCGGAGACACGAATGCAGGGCGGTGTCGAGACATTTCAGTACGCCCCCTCCGCCGTGGCAGCCCTGTGGGTGTCGCGCTTCTTTGGTTCCGACACCGATGCCAACTATTGGCACGGTTCGCTGAATCAAACCTATCTAGGCATGTTGTACGCTGGCGCAACGGTCTGGGCCTGCCTTCCTCTGGCGTTTTGGAAGGACAACGAGAGCAGGCGGTCGCGAATGCCGGCAGCGCTTGCCTTGCTGGGTTCCGCGATTGTACTCCTGCTCCTGGCCTGGAGGCACCCCGTTTTCGACTTCCTGAACCGTCTTCCGGTGCTCAATTCTGTCGTGGCCATGTACTATGCGGCGTTCCCGATGTTCGCTTTGCCGTTGACCGCGGCGCTCGGACTCGAGAACTGGCGGCAGCGGCGGCCGCCCTTTCGCTTACTGGCGGCGCCGCTCGCAATTGGACTTCTCATCGCCGCTATCGTTGGCGGCTATTTCGCTTTCGAGCATAACGTCCTATCAATGCAAGGGCTCAGCGCGTTTGTTGCGCGCCGCATGATGGTCACATTGGCCCTTTTTGCGGGAACCCTGGTTCTCCTTGGACTCCGCAGCGTCTGGAACCGGCCGCGTGTTCTTTGCGCCGCATTAACCGTGCTTCTCGCCGTGGACCTGGTGCATGCCGCCCACGGTTACCACCATACCGCGCCGTCAGAGCGAATCTTGTTTGACACAGCCCTGACCAATTGGCTTCAGAAGCTCGAGAAGCCTTCCCGGGTGTCCGTCCAGACTGCGGGCATAACGTTGGGGCTTTTCCCCCTGTACGGCATCGAAACCTGGATGGGGTACGAGGGGATGTATCCCAAGCGGATCTCGGAGTTTCGAGCTGCTTTGGGAGACGCTCCGGGACACGCCGCCGAGCCGGCATGCGCCATCACGCACTACCTCTACGTTGCCGGCGCACAGCCGTCTCCGCCCAAAGACGACCCCGCATGCCTGAACCCTATGGCTACGCTGGACGGAATCGACGTCTATGAAAACACCTGCGCTATGCCCAGGGCGTTTCTCGCTGCCCGCGCCCTCGATGTGCCCGACACCGAAGCGCGGTTCAGCGTATTGTCGAGCGCCGGATTCAATCCCCGTTACACGGCCGTGGTCGAGGAACCACTGCCGGGACCAGCACCCTCGGCTGAACTCGCGGACCTTGGCCCCGTTGAAATTCTTGAACACACCGCCACCCGCGTACGCCTGCAAGCATCCTCGAAGGCGAGCTGCGTCCTCGTGCTGGCGGATGCCTACTATCCGGGGTGGGAAGCGGCAATTGACGGCCAACAGGCCCGCGTGTTTCCCGTCAATCATGCTTTCCGGGGCGTCCTCATGCCTGCCGGGGACCATGCCGTGGAGTTCAGGTACTTTCCCACGAGTTTCAAGCTGGGTCTGGCCGTATCCGTCATCGCGCTACTGGCGTCCGCCGTCGCGGCGGTCCGTCTCATCCGCACGAAGTCAGCGAAGGAGCCCGCGCGATGA
- a CDS encoding YfhO family protein, with translation MKGRAEWRELGIAGLAMLALLAVFFPRVFLHGETPVPGGLLFDSPPWDRYVPEDFRPVTNWLAQENLVFFRVWYHIAADAIRNGEWPLWNHLQFAGMPLLANYQSAMLYPPKLLLAVFNVNLATTLLMLSKLWFCGMTAYYFARRTGLLPVSATVAAAAFMAGGYNITWFYWVDGDVIAWLPLLLLGLELLLEASYRKGFFATAGGAALMLLGGHPESAFSMGFSAGAYFLLRLAFARPSWNLAWKPLLAAGGAWLLALCVAAPQLLPFIEYVPLSMLRGSETPDPHAFPLSHLATLWAPRFFGFGDPTHGGFWGKYNSTLATGTYIGIVCWLGIGLLPATRARWSSQRHRVFAMIMVVGLNFLMAYDWGFLEVIHRLPGFNAMWRCWHISFSMFALPYLGALGIDCWLRERWKLRALLWPAALAVVVGLAVYGLFRFNQRVLEMQGQAGFVSTQMAAAALFVALGLGALALHPLSRRARISAALILAVLLGDLVFAARDMLPSAPARWLNTETQLTRYLEGLPSPSRLHTLSTRVRTGLFQPYGLEQWWGYDAMFPRRIRTFCARLDPDFWVSAEPACALSHYLHRADYDPLFPLDEPGRFTRLAEFDGIAVYKNNMALPRAFIVHESEAVPDEDDLFAIMRSPDFAPGRRVLLQQQPAGWPPAAGEYAFSASPGNAEITQRGSTHVHVRTQTETPGILVLADAYYPGWKASIDGRPAAVFPANYAFRGVVLPAGTHEVRFEYRPASFFGGLAISTAAMLISLPFAIVSLRKREKRCMTD, from the coding sequence ATGAAGGGGCGGGCCGAATGGCGGGAATTGGGCATTGCCGGGCTGGCCATGCTGGCGCTCCTCGCGGTGTTCTTCCCGCGCGTGTTTCTGCACGGCGAAACACCCGTCCCCGGCGGCCTTCTTTTCGATAGTCCGCCCTGGGACCGATACGTCCCCGAAGACTTCCGTCCCGTCACGAACTGGCTTGCGCAGGAGAACCTGGTCTTTTTCCGCGTGTGGTACCACATCGCGGCGGATGCCATCAGGAACGGCGAATGGCCCCTGTGGAACCACCTCCAATTCGCTGGCATGCCGTTGCTGGCGAATTACCAGAGCGCCATGTTGTATCCGCCCAAGCTCCTGCTGGCGGTCTTCAACGTAAACCTGGCCACCACCCTGCTCATGCTGTCAAAGCTATGGTTCTGCGGCATGACGGCTTACTATTTTGCGCGCCGCACAGGACTGCTTCCAGTCTCGGCCACGGTGGCGGCGGCAGCCTTCATGGCCGGCGGCTACAACATCACATGGTTCTACTGGGTGGATGGAGACGTCATTGCATGGCTCCCCTTGCTGCTCCTGGGACTGGAACTGCTCCTCGAGGCTTCGTACCGGAAAGGCTTCTTCGCAACGGCGGGGGGGGCGGCTCTTATGCTGCTGGGGGGCCATCCCGAAAGCGCCTTCAGCATGGGATTCAGCGCGGGCGCCTACTTCCTTCTGCGGCTTGCTTTCGCGCGGCCGTCCTGGAACCTCGCCTGGAAGCCGCTCCTGGCAGCGGGCGGCGCATGGCTGCTGGCACTGTGCGTCGCCGCGCCGCAACTTCTGCCTTTCATCGAATACGTGCCGCTTTCGATGCTCCGCGGCAGCGAGACCCCGGATCCCCACGCATTTCCGCTGTCGCATCTCGCCACGCTGTGGGCGCCTCGTTTCTTTGGTTTCGGCGACCCAACGCATGGCGGTTTCTGGGGGAAATACAACTCGACGCTGGCAACCGGAACGTATATCGGGATCGTTTGCTGGCTTGGGATAGGGCTTCTGCCGGCTACGCGAGCACGCTGGTCTTCCCAGCGCCATCGCGTATTTGCCATGATTATGGTCGTGGGTCTTAATTTCTTGATGGCGTACGACTGGGGATTCCTCGAGGTCATCCATCGGCTTCCCGGATTCAACGCGATGTGGCGATGCTGGCACATCAGTTTCTCGATGTTTGCTCTGCCTTACCTTGGCGCGCTCGGCATCGATTGCTGGTTGCGGGAACGCTGGAAGCTGCGCGCACTCCTATGGCCCGCGGCTTTGGCTGTCGTGGTTGGCCTCGCTGTCTATGGCCTCTTCCGCTTTAATCAGCGCGTGCTCGAAATGCAGGGCCAAGCGGGTTTTGTCTCAACACAGATGGCGGCGGCAGCCCTGTTTGTGGCGCTGGGTCTGGGCGCCCTCGCGCTGCATCCCCTTAGTCGCCGCGCGCGGATTTCTGCCGCATTGATTCTCGCCGTGTTGCTGGGCGACCTGGTTTTCGCGGCACGGGACATGCTGCCGTCGGCCCCGGCGCGCTGGCTCAACACCGAAACGCAGTTGACCCGGTACCTGGAGGGGCTGCCGTCACCAAGCCGTCTGCACACGCTTTCCACCCGCGTACGCACGGGCCTGTTCCAGCCTTACGGACTCGAGCAATGGTGGGGATACGACGCCATGTTTCCCCGGCGTATCCGCACGTTCTGCGCCCGGCTCGATCCGGATTTCTGGGTGAGCGCGGAGCCCGCGTGCGCCCTGTCACACTATCTTCACCGCGCCGACTACGACCCGCTTTTCCCGCTCGATGAGCCCGGACGGTTTACCCGGCTCGCGGAGTTCGACGGTATCGCGGTCTATAAGAACAACATGGCGCTTCCCCGCGCGTTTATCGTCCATGAATCGGAGGCTGTGCCTGACGAAGATGACCTGTTCGCCATAATGCGAAGCCCGGACTTCGCCCCCGGACGCCGGGTCTTGCTGCAGCAGCAGCCCGCGGGCTGGCCTCCCGCCGCCGGCGAATACGCCTTCAGCGCATCTCCCGGCAACGCTGAAATCACGCAGCGCGGGTCTACCCATGTTCACGTCAGAACCCAAACGGAAACCCCCGGCATCCTTGTGCTGGCAGATGCCTACTACCCGGGATGGAAAGCATCTATCGACGGCAGGCCCGCCGCGGTATTCCCCGCGAATTATGCATTTCGCGGGGTCGTTCTGCCCGCCGGTACGCATGAGGTGCGATTCGAATACCGGCCGGCATCGTTCTTTGGCGGCCTGGCAATCTCCACCGCCGCCATGCTGATAAGTCTGCCTTTCGCCATCGTGTCGTTGCGAAAACGGGAGAAACGATGCATGACAGACTAG
- a CDS encoding YfhO family protein: MHDRLDRTPPALGWRELLMHALVLLALLAILFPGVAFRGELALPGGWLTTVPPWSQNMPPEAVAPKNWLTNEVFVFFTKTYFVTQEALKAGEWPLWNNYEMMGMPQLANYQSNPFYPARLLHAFLGIYAATSLTVLLRLWLCGMNAYICGRGIGLHPGTSRFFSLAWMLSSFNLLWAYWPVPDNAAWAPLLFLGAEWLLRDRSRRGFALLTVSATLTLLTGHPETAFAFGLGLGVYFLLRVIWMAGNRQPVGRAVLLALGAWAIAILIAVVVIVPFLEYVANSNTAGSRDKSDFDKRFFPFAGLIALWVPRFFGSTVDGNFWSELEPRFINSTFVSLVYPGIAVWCGITALFARGRRSFRPMTVSLMVPAVLAFLMSLDLTFMHPIQEFSTLNAMWRCWYVVFPAFALPLLAAIGLEQWNRRPRKWRHAGVAALLLAVPVAVVFATKSFYAPLMQSFGIAAYVQREVMTFVVLIGVCAGLFIASVRLLPPRLFVFLLTVVLAGDLIYAARDYHPTAPRSWVFPETETTRFLKGQAPAPRVGVVTAGINPGLFPQCGIEQLWGYDGIYPQRNIEFLGRLGLPTAEAAAPMEPVCSVRFYLHDPEQPPRMPYDDPDRFRLVLKADGLEVYENLRAFPRAFLVAHAETAENLDVMFDKMMDPSFDPRKTCLLESPLPAPLPASENAAAGHAEVLKRSNNEVVIEAQAGQDCILVLTDAYYPGWRASVDGARTDVFPAYGLFRAVRVSEGRHTIQFRFTPWSFRLGMAISTATLSFAFLGALWQLRRLSAQAINTRGRVRR, encoded by the coding sequence ATGCATGACAGACTAGACAGAACGCCGCCGGCCCTCGGATGGCGCGAGCTTCTCATGCACGCCCTCGTGCTGCTGGCGCTTCTGGCAATCCTGTTTCCGGGCGTGGCGTTTCGCGGAGAACTCGCGCTGCCCGGAGGCTGGTTGACGACCGTCCCGCCGTGGTCCCAAAACATGCCGCCCGAAGCCGTCGCCCCGAAAAACTGGCTCACCAACGAAGTCTTCGTGTTCTTCACCAAGACCTACTTTGTCACCCAGGAAGCGTTGAAGGCGGGGGAGTGGCCCCTCTGGAACAACTACGAGATGATGGGAATGCCCCAGTTGGCCAACTACCAGTCCAACCCGTTTTATCCCGCCCGTCTGCTCCACGCCTTTCTCGGGATATATGCCGCCACCTCACTGACGGTCTTGCTGCGGCTCTGGCTGTGCGGCATGAACGCCTACATCTGTGGACGCGGGATCGGGCTTCACCCCGGAACGTCACGGTTCTTCTCGCTGGCGTGGATGTTGAGCAGTTTCAATCTCCTGTGGGCGTACTGGCCGGTGCCGGACAACGCCGCATGGGCGCCTCTGCTGTTTCTCGGAGCCGAATGGCTGTTGCGGGACCGCTCACGCCGCGGATTCGCGCTCCTGACGGTTTCAGCGACTCTTACGTTGTTGACCGGCCACCCCGAGACCGCTTTTGCCTTCGGACTGGGGCTCGGCGTCTATTTTCTGCTGCGGGTCATCTGGATGGCGGGTAACAGGCAACCGGTGGGGCGGGCGGTGCTGCTGGCCTTAGGGGCCTGGGCCATTGCGATTCTCATCGCAGTCGTCGTCATCGTGCCATTCCTCGAGTATGTAGCCAACTCAAACACAGCCGGCTCACGCGATAAGAGCGACTTCGACAAACGCTTTTTCCCGTTCGCAGGGCTGATTGCATTATGGGTGCCGCGTTTCTTCGGCTCGACGGTAGACGGGAATTTCTGGTCGGAGCTCGAGCCGCGTTTCATCAACAGCACGTTTGTTTCGCTCGTCTATCCCGGTATCGCGGTCTGGTGCGGCATCACGGCCCTGTTTGCTCGGGGAAGACGGTCTTTTCGTCCCATGACCGTATCCTTGATGGTCCCGGCGGTCTTGGCATTCCTGATGTCGCTGGATCTCACATTCATGCATCCGATCCAGGAATTCTCGACCTTGAACGCCATGTGGCGCTGCTGGTACGTCGTATTTCCGGCGTTTGCACTGCCGCTTCTCGCTGCCATCGGCCTGGAACAATGGAACAGGAGGCCGCGCAAATGGCGGCATGCAGGGGTCGCTGCCTTGCTTCTCGCCGTCCCCGTCGCCGTGGTTTTCGCAACAAAATCCTTCTACGCCCCCCTCATGCAGAGTTTTGGCATCGCCGCCTATGTGCAGCGGGAAGTTATGACCTTCGTCGTCCTCATCGGCGTTTGCGCGGGATTGTTCATCGCCTCGGTGCGGCTATTGCCGCCCAGACTTTTTGTATTTCTTTTGACGGTGGTATTGGCGGGGGACCTCATTTACGCCGCTAGAGATTACCATCCCACCGCGCCGCGCTCCTGGGTATTCCCTGAGACGGAGACTACCCGCTTCCTCAAGGGGCAAGCCCCCGCTCCGCGCGTGGGCGTCGTCACGGCGGGGATTAATCCGGGATTGTTTCCGCAATGCGGCATCGAGCAGCTCTGGGGTTACGACGGCATCTATCCGCAGCGGAACATCGAGTTCCTCGGGCGCTTGGGCCTTCCCACCGCCGAAGCCGCCGCGCCCATGGAGCCCGTCTGCAGTGTCCGTTTCTATCTCCACGACCCCGAACAGCCCCCCCGAATGCCGTATGATGACCCCGACCGCTTCAGGTTGGTGCTGAAAGCGGACGGGCTTGAAGTCTATGAGAACCTGAGGGCGTTTCCGCGCGCTTTTCTGGTAGCGCATGCGGAAACGGCCGAGAACCTGGACGTCATGTTCGATAAGATGATGGACCCGTCGTTCGACCCGCGAAAAACCTGCCTGCTCGAAAGCCCCCTTCCGGCCCCCCTGCCTGCCAGTGAAAATGCGGCCGCCGGACACGCCGAAGTGCTCAAACGAAGCAATAACGAGGTCGTGATCGAAGCCCAGGCCGGGCAGGACTGCATCCTGGTGTTGACTGATGCGTACTATCCCGGCTGGCGCGCCTCGGTCGACGGCGCCCGCACAGACGTGTTCCCTGCTTATGGCCTGTTCCGCGCCGTGCGCGTCTCGGAAGGCCGCCATACCATCCAGTTCCGATTCACCCCGTGGAGCTTTCGTCTGGGCATGGCGATTTCGACCGCAACCCTGTCGTTTGCGTTCCTTGGAGCACTCTGGCAGCTCAGGCGGCTATCCGCACAAGCTATCAATACGCGGGGAAGAGTGCGTCGATAA
- a CDS encoding aldo/keto reductase, producing MAFDDQRYEQLDYRRCGTSGLFLPPISLGMWHNFGTRADHDTCREMMRTAFDSGVTHFDLANNYGPEPGSAEERVGRILREDFAGYRDELIISTKAGYRMWPGPYGEWGSKKYLAASLDQSLKRMGLEYVDIFYSHRPDPGTPLEETLGALDLIVKQGKALYAGVSNYRGAFFVQAAETVKRHDWTPITIHQPCYNMMHRWIEAGLLEYTAQYGAGVIVFSPLAQGLLTNKYLDPSNPIPRASRAADPDGFLKKEAVTEDVVSRVRKLANLAQSRGQTVAQLAIAWVLRDPRVTSALIGARTPEQVKDCLGALDNLAFTRDELAIIDALFPAY from the coding sequence ATGGCGTTTGACGACCAGCGCTACGAGCAACTGGACTATCGGCGGTGCGGAACCAGCGGGCTGTTTTTGCCCCCGATATCGCTGGGGATGTGGCACAACTTCGGCACACGGGCGGACCACGACACGTGCCGCGAGATGATGCGCACGGCGTTCGATTCAGGCGTGACCCACTTCGATCTCGCCAACAACTACGGTCCCGAACCCGGTAGCGCCGAGGAGCGTGTGGGACGCATATTGCGCGAAGATTTTGCCGGGTACCGCGACGAGCTGATCATCTCGACCAAGGCGGGCTACAGGATGTGGCCGGGGCCGTACGGCGAATGGGGCAGCAAGAAATACCTGGCGGCTAGTCTTGATCAATCGTTGAAGCGCATGGGACTCGAGTATGTCGACATCTTCTATTCGCACCGTCCCGACCCCGGCACGCCGCTCGAGGAAACCCTGGGTGCGCTCGATCTCATCGTGAAACAGGGTAAGGCCTTGTATGCGGGCGTGAGCAATTACCGGGGCGCGTTCTTCGTGCAGGCGGCCGAAACGGTGAAACGTCATGACTGGACGCCCATCACCATTCACCAGCCCTGCTACAACATGATGCACCGCTGGATCGAAGCCGGCTTGCTCGAATACACCGCTCAGTATGGTGCGGGCGTGATCGTGTTTTCGCCGCTTGCGCAGGGGCTGCTCACGAACAAGTACCTGGACCCGTCGAATCCCATTCCCAGGGCCTCGCGGGCGGCTGATCCGGATGGGTTCCTGAAGAAAGAGGCTGTGACAGAAGATGTTGTGTCGCGGGTGCGGAAACTGGCGAATCTGGCCCAATCCCGGGGACAGACCGTGGCGCAACTTGCGATTGCGTGGGTGCTGCGCGACCCGCGCGTCACCAGCGCGCTCATCGGCGCGCGTACGCCCGAGCAGGTGAAAGATTGCCTGGGCGCGCTCGATAACTTGGCGTTTACCAGAGACGAATTAGCGATTATCGACGCACTCTTCCCCGCGTATTGA
- a CDS encoding YfhO family protein gives MTVKTQLITWHELVFHGILLVLLLAVLFPATFVKGEIILPGRVLLDMAPWQEYAPADFVPSRNWLPSEALSLFNLWFKLTREAFGDGEWPFWNHLQFTGMPLLANYQSAIFFPLRLLHVVFEMYLATTIYYLARLWLCGFNAYLCGRGIRLDRAPAAFFSIGMMMSGYNVTWQYWPEPGVIAFLPLVFLGAEYILDARYRKGFFILLAGAVPMMLAGHPETALTGSVGVGLYFVLRLAWQRPHGQAFWKPVAAAGAAWCIVLAVCAVQILPFLQYVEHSSAVIEQLSRATAAEKAIPISGLALLFVPRFFGLTADDNFWMTPVENSNYVTLIYPGIVVWACIALLTARGVWPRKRRTQVVCLAIPCALSLLLVFQIGWLEPLHNLPGFRFVWQLWYCVFAMFGLPLLGALGLQHWFGERRRIADIWRPLAVIPAIMLIPAALYLFNRRVLAMQPELQGYVHHQLLYAAFFLVAAVVATMAWVVLRKRAVIVLFAALLAGDLGLAARDMLPTAPRSCFYFETPLTDYLSGLPKPARFSMASAGIKPGLLQMYDLEQLWTCDGIYPGRMMRFMEECHPEAWETIEPLCSVNYYLFREESYDLAAADPYFRHVTTLNGIHVMQNTRAYPRAFLVPRLEVIEDVDALFERMRSLGYDPGAVALTEVRPQSPLPDTPATELGTANVTRRSRNELVVKVDALERCLLVVSEAYYPGWHSYVDGQRTELLPVYHVFRGVIVPQGGHTVTFRMEPGVFYVGLTISSLALIFGLLMAVGALLSSVRPRAGRAPE, from the coding sequence GTGACAGTCAAAACACAACTGATTACCTGGCACGAACTCGTTTTTCACGGGATACTCCTGGTCCTCCTGCTGGCTGTGCTGTTTCCCGCAACATTTGTGAAGGGGGAAATCATCCTGCCGGGCCGCGTATTGCTCGATATGGCGCCCTGGCAAGAATACGCGCCGGCTGACTTTGTACCTTCCAGGAACTGGTTGCCTTCGGAGGCTCTATCGCTGTTCAATCTCTGGTTCAAGCTTACCCGCGAGGCGTTTGGGGACGGCGAGTGGCCGTTCTGGAACCACCTGCAGTTCACGGGCATGCCACTTCTGGCCAATTACCAGAGCGCCATATTCTTTCCGCTGCGGCTGTTGCATGTCGTCTTCGAAATGTATCTCGCGACGACCATCTACTACCTGGCACGGCTGTGGCTCTGCGGGTTCAACGCCTATCTTTGCGGCCGCGGAATACGCTTGGACCGCGCACCAGCCGCCTTCTTCTCGATCGGCATGATGATGAGCGGGTACAACGTCACGTGGCAGTATTGGCCCGAGCCAGGCGTAATCGCATTCTTGCCCCTGGTTTTTCTAGGCGCCGAATACATCCTCGACGCGCGGTATCGGAAGGGCTTCTTCATATTGCTGGCAGGCGCGGTTCCAATGATGCTTGCGGGACATCCTGAAACCGCTCTCACAGGCAGTGTGGGCGTAGGCCTGTACTTTGTTCTGCGTCTCGCTTGGCAACGCCCGCACGGTCAGGCATTCTGGAAACCCGTGGCCGCCGCAGGCGCTGCGTGGTGCATCGTTCTTGCCGTGTGCGCCGTACAGATTCTGCCTTTCCTTCAATATGTCGAACACAGCAGTGCCGTCATTGAACAATTGAGCCGCGCTACCGCGGCTGAAAAAGCCATCCCGATCAGTGGCCTTGCGCTCTTATTCGTGCCGCGTTTTTTCGGTCTGACAGCTGATGACAATTTCTGGATGACGCCGGTCGAGAACTCGAACTACGTCACACTTATCTATCCGGGCATTGTCGTATGGGCTTGCATCGCCCTCCTCACGGCCCGGGGCGTATGGCCGCGCAAGCGCAGAACTCAAGTGGTGTGTCTTGCCATACCCTGTGCATTGTCGCTCTTACTGGTCTTCCAAATCGGATGGCTCGAGCCGCTGCACAACCTGCCCGGCTTCCGGTTTGTCTGGCAGCTCTGGTACTGTGTATTCGCCATGTTCGGGCTTCCGCTTCTGGGCGCATTAGGACTGCAACACTGGTTTGGGGAGCGGCGCAGGATTGCGGACATCTGGCGGCCGCTGGCTGTAATTCCTGCAATCATGCTGATACCGGCGGCGCTATACCTTTTCAACCGCCGCGTCCTTGCCATGCAGCCGGAGCTTCAAGGATATGTCCACCACCAGTTGCTCTATGCCGCGTTTTTCCTGGTTGCAGCGGTCGTGGCCACCATGGCGTGGGTGGTCCTGCGAAAGCGCGCTGTGATTGTGCTGTTTGCGGCCCTGCTGGCTGGGGACCTCGGCCTTGCAGCTCGCGATATGCTCCCTACAGCCCCGCGCAGCTGTTTCTATTTCGAGACACCCCTTACAGATTATCTTTCCGGTCTGCCGAAACCCGCGCGTTTCAGCATGGCGTCAGCAGGTATTAAACCCGGTCTTCTCCAAATGTACGACCTCGAACAGCTTTGGACCTGCGACGGCATTTACCCGGGCCGCATGATGCGCTTTATGGAGGAATGCCACCCCGAAGCATGGGAGACCATCGAACCCTTGTGCTCGGTCAACTACTACCTGTTTCGAGAAGAATCGTACGATCTCGCGGCAGCTGACCCGTACTTTCGGCACGTCACCACCCTCAACGGCATTCATGTGATGCAAAACACCCGCGCATATCCCCGGGCGTTCCTCGTGCCCCGGCTCGAAGTTATTGAAGACGTAGACGCCCTGTTCGAGCGCATGCGGTCCCTTGGCTACGACCCCGGAGCCGTCGCGCTTACCGAAGTGCGGCCTCAATCCCCGTTGCCTGACACGCCGGCCACCGAGCTGGGGACTGCCAACGTCACCCGCCGTTCGCGAAACGAACTCGTCGTCAAAGTAGATGCGCTCGAGCGCTGTCTTCTAGTGGTCTCGGAAGCGTATTATCCCGGCTGGCACTCGTATGTGGATGGGCAGCGGACCGAACTCCTGCCCGTCTACCACGTATTCCGGGGCGTCATCGTGCCGCAAGGCGGGCACACCGTCACGTTCCGCATGGAACCCGGAGTTTTCTATGTGGGATTGACGATCTCCTCGTTGGCATTGATATTCGGCCTGTTGATGGCTGTTGGGGCGCTGCTGAGTAGCGTCCGGCCACGCGCCGGACGGGCTCCGGAGTGA